From the genome of Bacteroidota bacterium, one region includes:
- a CDS encoding glycosyltransferase family 2 protein — protein MIHNKKVVVVLPAYNAETTLEQTYNEIPFDIVDEVVLVDDNSKDNTVEVGKKIGISHIIKHDVNKGYGANQKSCYNKSLELGGDIVIMLHPDYQYTPKLIESMAYIIANDIYPVVLGSRILGKGALKGGMPWYKYISNRLLTLTQNLLVNYKLSEYHTGYRAFSSEVLKSINYNDNSNNFIFDNEMLSQIIYKKIDIAEITCPTKYFDNASSISLKDSYIYGIGVIRVSITHFLNRIGLMKSDLYK, from the coding sequence ATGATCCACAACAAAAAAGTAGTTGTAGTTCTTCCGGCTTATAATGCTGAGACGACACTGGAACAAACATATAATGAAATTCCATTTGATATTGTTGATGAAGTTGTTTTAGTTGATGATAACAGTAAAGACAATACTGTTGAAGTAGGCAAAAAAATCGGAATCAGTCATATAATTAAGCATGATGTCAACAAAGGTTACGGAGCGAATCAAAAATCATGTTACAACAAGTCACTTGAACTTGGGGGAGATATTGTAATAATGCTCCACCCCGATTATCAATACACTCCAAAGTTAATTGAATCTATGGCTTATATTATTGCAAACGATATATATCCTGTTGTTTTAGGGTCCAGAATTCTTGGAAAAGGGGCATTAAAAGGTGGCATGCCATGGTATAAATACATATCAAACCGATTACTGACACTTACACAAAACCTCTTAGTTAATTATAAGTTATCGGAATATCATACCGGTTACAGAGCTTTTTCGAGCGAAGTTCTCAAAAGCATTAATTATAATGATAATTCAAATAATTTCATTTTCGATAACGAAATGCTATCCCAAATAATTTACAAAAAAATTGACATTGCTGAAATTACCTGTCCGACAAAATACTTCGACAATGCTTCTTCAATTAGCCTGAAAGACAGCTATATTTATGGAATTGGAGTGATTAGAGTTTCAATAACTCACTTTTTAAACCGAATAGGATTGATGAAATCTGACCTATACAAGTAG